GGAAGCGGAAACGCAGGTTCGCTACGAGGGCTACATCGAGCGTCAGGAGGAACTGGTGGCCCGCTCCCGCGACCAGGAGTCCTTGGAACTGCCCATTGACCTGGACTACAAGGCCGTGGCCGGGCTGACCCGGGAAGCCGTGGAAAAACTCGGCGCGGTGCGGCCGCTGACCCTTGGACAGGCGGGGCGCATCTCCGGAATCACCCCTGCGGCCCTTTCCTGTCTTCAAGTCCATCTCAAAAAGATCAATCTCTTGTAAAAGATTCGCCCAGAGCGTCTCTTGCGGTTGACAGTCACGGTTTGACATCATACTCCATTTGTCATTGCAAGGTGCTGTCTTCTTTGACGCCCAAGCATATTTGCAGCAAGGAGGCCTCTGCTTGGACGAAGGTTCCGACAGTCGATTCTGGATGAGAATGCGCAGTATTTTCAAAAGGAACGGCCATGATCTGGAAGAACAGATCATGGATGCCCAGGACGGCGGCGCGCTGAAGCACGAGGACGCTTCGATGCTCCTCAACGTGCTTGATCTCGGAGACACCACGGCGTCGGACATCATGGTGCCGCGTACCGACATCATTTGCGCCGAGGTGGGCGGCAGCCTGGACGAAGTCGCGCAGCTCATCGTCGCGCACGGCCATTCGCGCATTCCGGTATACGAGGAAACCCGCGACCGCATGATCGGCGTCATCCACGCCAAGGATCTGCTCAGCTCTCTTACGCAGCATGAGAAATCCGCCACGCCGCTGCGGGATTTGCTCCGTGAGCTGCTCTTCGTGCCGGAAATGACCAACGTCAAGTATCTGCTGGCCACCATGCGCGCCCGAAGGACGCATATGGCCATCGTCGTGGATGAATACGGCGGCACAGCGGGGCTGGTCACGCTCGAAGACGTCATCGAGGAAATCGTGGGCGACATCGAGGACGAATACGACGTGCTGCGTCCGGACGACATCCAGGTTCTGGACAACGGCTCCCTGCTCGTTTCCGGCCGAACGGAACTGGAAGAGCTCAACGAGCGTTTTCAGCTCGGCGTGACCTCGGAACAGGTGGACACCCTTGGCGGATATCTCAGCGAGATCGCGGGGCGCATCCCCCTGCCGGGCGATTCCTTCGAGCTCCACAACCGCCGCTTCAGCGTGCAGGACGCGGACGCCAAGCAGATCAAGACCATTCTTATCGAACCGATGGAAACGCAATCTTCCGAACAAGGATAACCGTGCCCCTGCTTTGCCTTCTCGCCGTTCTTGGCGCTTTCATGGGTTATCCCAACCCCTGGGTCCACCTGCCCCCGCTGATGCTGCTCTACCCGGCGGCGCTCTGTCTGATCGCCTTTCGCGCCACAGGTTCGGCCAAGGCTTTTTTCTGGTCGCTGCTGGCGGCGGTCCTGGCGCACACGGCTTGCCTCTACTGGGTGGCCGCTCCTGTCGCGCAGTACGGCGGCCTGCCCTGGTGGCTGGCCCTTCCTTGTCCTGTCGGAGTGTCGCTGATCATGGGCCTTTACGGAGCCGTCTTCGGCTGGGCCCTCCACCGCGCCGCAAAACGCCTTCCCCCTCTGCTACTCTGCTTT
This portion of the Paucidesulfovibrio longus DSM 6739 genome encodes:
- a CDS encoding hemolysin family protein, producing the protein MRSIFKRNGHDLEEQIMDAQDGGALKHEDASMLLNVLDLGDTTASDIMVPRTDIICAEVGGSLDEVAQLIVAHGHSRIPVYEETRDRMIGVIHAKDLLSSLTQHEKSATPLRDLLRELLFVPEMTNVKYLLATMRARRTHMAIVVDEYGGTAGLVTLEDVIEEIVGDIEDEYDVLRPDDIQVLDNGSLLVSGRTELEELNERFQLGVTSEQVDTLGGYLSEIAGRIPLPGDSFELHNRRFSVQDADAKQIKTILIEPMETQSSEQG